A single region of the Lacipirellulaceae bacterium genome encodes:
- a CDS encoding prepilin-type N-terminal cleavage/methylation domain-containing protein has protein sequence MKRTSQYSFSVQRRALTLVEMLVGMAITLIMMAAVVNLFANVSGGVSNRRAAIEMNGTLRQARGLLQRDLAGATCPGVPWQNPESGNGYIEIIEGRYSDRNPSSLVDGNAGNGELDYATSIIPGTQVGNGLADAVTDGGGLGDHDDILALTVRSDNEPFVGQVNGVTVESNLAEVIWYSVENPTNGSLGEPGLRTVYRRVLLIAPWVGPLQLSSTAPIITRNPVDFFQRNDISARFDTTTDTWIPNTLSDLTKRENRAMRAEASLFPHVFVSEGRGYAGAPTISLSRNDFGTITNPQDAAAQANYYSLNGNPVFVSGYNVSVGGRYASPPIVAVSPGSGTLAEAATARPVMRAIEQGAGANSDVLTLASLTHGPAPYYGDREGEDVVLSDILAWDLRVFDPGAPLVTTAGVVLEPSDLGWYVPTALNDVVGFGAYVDLGWGDLDKSSNITTAENYQPPSNLPRPLFRLPRNARQFTGYPCVYDTWSTHYESDGLDQDNRDGDLDLQAVNANGIPLGYFTGEDEGTDGFDNDNANGVDDALERETSPPYDVKLPAVKVIMRAYERDSRQIRETSVTQSFQ, from the coding sequence ATGAAGCGTACTTCTCAATACAGTTTCTCAGTTCAACGCCGCGCGCTGACTCTGGTGGAAATGCTCGTTGGCATGGCCATCACGCTGATCATGATGGCCGCTGTGGTGAATTTGTTCGCCAACGTCTCCGGCGGTGTCAGTAATCGCCGTGCCGCGATCGAAATGAATGGCACCCTCCGTCAAGCCCGCGGCCTGCTGCAGCGCGACCTCGCAGGGGCGACTTGCCCAGGTGTCCCATGGCAGAATCCCGAATCAGGTAACGGGTACATCGAGATCATCGAAGGACGTTACTCGGATCGCAATCCCAGCTCTTTGGTCGATGGCAACGCTGGAAATGGCGAACTCGATTACGCCACTTCGATCATTCCCGGCACTCAGGTGGGCAATGGCCTGGCGGATGCGGTCACTGACGGAGGCGGACTAGGCGACCATGACGACATTCTTGCCTTGACGGTGCGAAGTGATAACGAGCCGTTCGTTGGACAAGTGAACGGGGTCACGGTTGAATCAAATCTTGCCGAGGTGATTTGGTACTCTGTCGAGAATCCGACCAATGGTTCGCTCGGCGAGCCGGGACTGCGCACCGTGTATCGCCGCGTGTTATTGATCGCACCTTGGGTGGGTCCACTCCAGCTTTCATCAACTGCCCCGATCATCACGCGAAATCCCGTCGACTTTTTCCAGAGGAACGATATCTCGGCTCGATTCGATACAACTACCGACACCTGGATACCCAATACGCTGAGCGATCTTACTAAGCGTGAGAATCGAGCAATGCGTGCCGAGGCTTCCTTGTTTCCTCACGTATTCGTTTCCGAAGGAAGGGGATACGCAGGCGCGCCTACGATCAGCCTTTCACGCAACGACTTCGGTACCATCACGAATCCCCAAGACGCAGCTGCACAAGCCAACTATTATTCACTGAACGGGAATCCAGTTTTTGTGAGCGGATACAACGTCAGTGTCGGCGGGCGCTATGCTTCTCCTCCGATTGTTGCAGTCTCTCCAGGCTCCGGCACTTTGGCCGAAGCGGCAACTGCCCGACCCGTTATGCGGGCGATCGAGCAAGGAGCGGGGGCAAACTCCGATGTGCTTACTCTTGCATCGCTAACTCATGGTCCCGCACCCTACTATGGGGATCGCGAGGGGGAAGATGTCGTTCTGAGCGATATCCTGGCGTGGGATTTGCGAGTCTTTGATCCAGGCGCACCGCTCGTCACGACAGCCGGAGTGGTTTTAGAACCGTCCGATCTTGGCTGGTATGTTCCGACCGCACTGAACGATGTCGTTGGATTTGGTGCGTATGTTGACCTCGGTTGGGGTGACTTGGACAAGAGCAGTAATATCACCACCGCTGAGAACTATCAGCCCCCAAGCAACTTGCCCCGACCACTCTTTCGACTCCCCCGCAACGCACGGCAGTTTACTGGGTACCCATGTGTTTACGATACTTGGTCCACTCACTATGAGTCAGATGGACTCGATCAAGACAATAGAGACGGGGACTTAGACCTACAAGCGGTTAACGCTAACGGAATTCCGTTAGGGTATTTCACGGGTGAAGACGAAGGCACCGATGGTTTTGACAACGACAATGCGAATGGTGTTGACGATGC